One Echinicola strongylocentroti DNA window includes the following coding sequences:
- a CDS encoding glycoside hydrolase family 95 protein produces the protein MIRTILWSCLLIVVATQAKAQTVLRYDEPASKFTTAQREDPNKKGYMQEALPLGNGRLGAMFSGGIEEEHLLINDITVWMNSKRGLDEVAQSGTRIGAYREFDKVREAYRNGNYGTSENSMEAMSTKYLSSTQPLGNYAPFADLYISTGHDSAQVSAYSRSLDARTGVGKVSYSIGEGHFTREYFCSHPNDVVALRYTASNATMDLDIRVETFHDIKNVKAEGNYVVLTGEVPMVKDAIGFQQMVYIDPGKGKLVPQEDGSMRVVGATKVKVYLSAYTDYLPVYPSFKGRNYAADNKKNIQAAVGLGYDRLRSVHEKDVSSLMDRCQLHLDYQPSGMTTDRLVKKGASLELENLYFNYSRYLQLSCSRTAPVPSNLQGLWNGHLDPAWNCDYHTDINVEMNYWMVDPANLSESFRPYVEWMKVLAQSGAHTARETFGINEGWSVGLNGNVFGFTAQNEHGRRHQQAGHWLSQNLFDHYAFTQDRDYLEEIYPILKGAAEFFVAHLAPWKDGSLVVYPTWSPENAYLVEEYGKLNKQTYGAAWDQQLVLNLFTDCIEAATLLGKDKGFRRSLQEMIPQLSPQKIGQYGQIQEWPEDWDSPTDQHRHISHLIALHPGRDFSPLTTKELVDASLVTMEHRGDISTGWSTAWKTCFWARLHNGDKAHQFYQFLTAERAYPNLFDFHPPFQIDGNFGGAAGVCEMLLQSHLRSVEAEATTIEDAAFIAYKKDTDQPEHFLPVVPDESLAEAPYILHLLPALPSAWPNGEIIGLRARGGFEVDIIWENGKLAEAKIHATADGDFRIYSEGKLSKVISLKKGEEIVIDN, from the coding sequence ATGATAAGGACCATTTTATGGAGCTGTTTACTGATAGTGGTAGCTACTCAGGCAAAAGCACAAACCGTGCTTCGCTATGATGAGCCTGCCAGCAAATTCACCACAGCACAGCGAGAAGACCCCAACAAAAAAGGATATATGCAAGAGGCCTTGCCACTGGGCAATGGTCGTTTGGGAGCCATGTTCTCTGGTGGCATTGAGGAGGAGCACCTGCTGATCAATGATATCACGGTATGGATGAACAGTAAACGGGGGCTTGATGAAGTGGCTCAATCAGGTACAAGAATAGGGGCTTACCGGGAATTTGATAAAGTGCGTGAGGCATACAGGAATGGAAACTACGGCACTTCGGAAAACAGCATGGAAGCGATGTCCACAAAGTACCTCAGCAGCACGCAGCCTTTGGGGAATTATGCGCCTTTTGCGGATTTGTACATTTCCACGGGGCACGATAGTGCACAAGTAAGCGCCTACAGTCGCTCACTAGATGCCCGCACAGGAGTGGGGAAGGTAAGCTACAGCATAGGTGAAGGTCATTTTACCCGAGAGTACTTCTGTAGCCATCCCAATGATGTGGTAGCCCTCCGGTACACCGCTAGTAACGCTACGATGGACCTTGACATAAGAGTGGAGACTTTTCATGATATAAAGAATGTCAAGGCAGAGGGGAATTATGTGGTGCTGACAGGAGAAGTCCCCATGGTAAAAGATGCTATTGGCTTTCAGCAGATGGTCTATATTGATCCGGGTAAAGGGAAGCTAGTGCCCCAAGAGGATGGCTCCATGCGGGTCGTTGGTGCCACGAAGGTGAAGGTCTATCTATCAGCCTATACTGATTACTTGCCCGTTTATCCATCATTTAAGGGGAGGAATTATGCAGCTGATAATAAAAAGAACATTCAGGCAGCGGTTGGTTTGGGATATGATAGGCTCAGAAGTGTTCACGAGAAGGATGTATCTTCCCTTATGGACCGTTGTCAGCTTCATTTGGATTACCAGCCTTCCGGGATGACCACTGACAGGTTGGTCAAAAAAGGGGCTAGCCTGGAACTGGAGAACCTCTATTTTAATTACTCACGGTATTTGCAACTGAGCTGTTCGCGTACTGCGCCGGTTCCATCCAACTTACAAGGGCTATGGAACGGCCATTTGGATCCAGCGTGGAACTGTGATTATCATACGGATATTAATGTAGAAATGAATTATTGGATGGTGGATCCTGCTAACTTGTCGGAGTCTTTTCGTCCTTATGTGGAATGGATGAAAGTCCTGGCCCAGTCAGGCGCCCATACTGCGCGTGAAACCTTCGGTATCAACGAAGGCTGGAGTGTGGGGCTGAATGGAAATGTCTTCGGCTTCACCGCCCAAAATGAACATGGCCGTCGTCACCAGCAGGCCGGACATTGGCTTAGCCAAAACCTATTTGATCATTATGCCTTTACCCAAGATCGTGACTACCTAGAAGAGATTTATCCCATTCTGAAAGGAGCTGCCGAATTCTTTGTGGCACATCTCGCTCCTTGGAAGGATGGTTCATTGGTGGTCTACCCCACTTGGTCTCCCGAAAATGCCTATCTCGTAGAGGAATATGGTAAACTGAACAAACAGACTTATGGCGCTGCTTGGGACCAGCAGTTGGTATTGAACCTCTTTACCGATTGTATAGAGGCTGCCACATTGCTGGGTAAGGATAAGGGATTTCGAAGAAGTCTTCAGGAAATGATTCCGCAATTGAGCCCGCAAAAAATCGGACAATATGGGCAAATACAGGAGTGGCCGGAAGACTGGGACAGTCCGACGGACCAACACCGTCATATTTCACATTTGATAGCCCTGCATCCGGGAAGGGATTTTTCTCCATTGACGACCAAAGAACTGGTGGATGCATCACTGGTGACCATGGAGCATCGTGGGGATATCTCTACTGGCTGGAGTACCGCTTGGAAAACCTGTTTTTGGGCTCGCCTTCATAATGGGGACAAGGCGCACCAATTTTACCAATTCTTAACTGCAGAGCGTGCTTACCCTAATCTATTTGATTTTCATCCTCCCTTTCAGATTGATGGCAACTTTGGCGGAGCTGCCGGGGTATGTGAGATGCTGTTGCAGAGTCACCTGCGAAGCGTGGAAGCCGAAGCCACTACCATAGAAGATGCTGCTTTTATTGCCTATAAAAAAGATACGGATCAGCCTGAGCATTTCTTGCCCGTCGTTCCCGATGAATCCTTGGCCGAAGCGCCCTATATCCTTCATTTGTTACCTGCTTTACCTTCGGCATGGCCGAATGGTGAAATCATTGGGCTGCGTGCCCGTGGTGGTTTTGAAGTGGATATTATTTGGGAGAATGGAAAATTGGCTGAGGCCAAAATACACGCCACTGCCGACGGGGATTTTAGGATCTACTCAGAAGGCAAACTAAGTAAAGTAATTTCTTTGAAAAAAGGGGAGGAAATAGTTATTGACAATTGA
- a CDS encoding sulfatase, with protein sequence MKFNIGILIIMFFMLGMCPKGSLAQEAGFSPPNIVFVLADDMAWADVGYNGQEYFETPNIDQLTVDGMRFDHAYSGASVCSPSRACLISGMYSPRHSIYHPGNRARGKLEYMKLAVPNREVKNDTYDWFQAIGDLEPDVNSLAKVLKPAGYVTARCGKWHVGENEQGFDYSMDVHRGWEDKASARKLTDAGIEFIRNNKDRPFFLYLAHHEVHKPLVADSALIEKYKAKKAQTGGDFNPVYAAMMEATDHSVGRLREELRELGLEENTLFIFASDNGGFPDATDNLPLYGYKGTLYEGGIRIPTCMVWPGRIRPGSANATPITFVDYLPTFADIAGTSLEKSTYPVDGVSMLPLMEGKTLSERAIFWHFPLYANIDHGVYSGTFPVLGTDHMYWRGVPATVIRRGKYKLIYYYEDKSIKLFDVVNDKGESKDLSEEKPAIAANLLTELKAWTAAVDAPVPDRINPVFNPN encoded by the coding sequence ATGAAATTTAATATAGGCATATTGATAATAATGTTTTTTATGTTAGGGATGTGTCCGAAGGGTTCCTTGGCACAGGAAGCGGGCTTTTCTCCACCCAATATCGTATTCGTATTGGCAGATGACATGGCCTGGGCGGATGTGGGATATAACGGTCAAGAATATTTTGAAACACCCAATATCGATCAATTGACAGTGGATGGGATGCGCTTTGACCATGCCTACTCCGGGGCTTCGGTCTGCTCACCCTCACGTGCTTGCCTGATTTCTGGCATGTATTCACCGCGGCATAGCATTTATCACCCTGGTAATCGTGCCCGTGGCAAACTGGAATATATGAAGTTAGCCGTTCCGAACAGGGAGGTGAAAAATGATACTTACGATTGGTTTCAAGCGATAGGAGACCTAGAACCAGACGTCAATTCCTTGGCAAAGGTGCTAAAACCCGCTGGCTATGTGACTGCAAGGTGCGGCAAGTGGCATGTGGGAGAAAATGAGCAGGGATTTGATTATAGCATGGATGTTCACAGAGGCTGGGAAGACAAAGCTTCCGCTAGGAAACTTACCGATGCAGGAATTGAGTTTATCCGCAACAACAAAGACCGTCCATTTTTCCTTTATTTGGCCCATCATGAAGTGCATAAACCCTTAGTGGCTGACTCGGCTCTTATCGAAAAGTACAAAGCCAAAAAGGCACAGACAGGAGGGGATTTCAACCCGGTATATGCCGCTATGATGGAAGCCACCGATCATTCTGTAGGGCGGCTTCGCGAGGAGTTGCGCGAGTTGGGGTTAGAGGAAAACACCTTGTTCATATTTGCCTCTGACAATGGCGGCTTTCCCGATGCCACTGACAATCTTCCTTTATATGGCTATAAGGGGACCTTATATGAAGGAGGCATCCGGATCCCTACCTGCATGGTGTGGCCAGGGAGGATCCGTCCGGGATCGGCCAATGCTACTCCGATTACTTTTGTGGACTATCTGCCCACCTTTGCTGATATTGCCGGGACATCGCTGGAGAAAAGCACCTACCCGGTGGACGGGGTTTCTATGCTGCCATTAATGGAAGGGAAAACGCTCTCTGAACGTGCTATTTTCTGGCACTTTCCGCTTTATGCAAATATCGACCACGGGGTTTATTCGGGGACTTTTCCTGTCTTGGGCACGGATCATATGTATTGGCGTGGTGTCCCAGCGACCGTGATCCGGAGGGGAAAGTATAAACTGATCTATTATTATGAAGATAAGTCCATAAAGTTATTTGATGTGGTCAATGATAAGGGAGAATCAAAAGATCTCTCTGAGGAGAAGCCGGCAATAGCAGCAAACTTATTGACAGAGTTAAAGGCCTGGACTGCAGCCGTGGATGCTCCAGTTCCAGATAGAATTAATCCCGTGTTTAATCCCAACTGA
- a CDS encoding sulfatase family protein produces the protein MIRACVVVGYILFLSACSLKKTDSKPNFIIIFTDDQGYQDLGCFGSPDIRTPNIDRMASEGMKFTSFYAQTVCGPSRAALMTGSYPMRNARNDNGEAPHPKLSLSEVTIAEVLKPVGYATGMIGKWDLAGHNPEKFNPDLLPAHQGFDDSFLTPTSNDSRVHLIRNKELVALNTDMSTLTRRYTDEAIDFIDKHQEQPFFLYLAHTMPHTKLAVSDEFKGKSAGGFYGDVIEEIDFNVGRLLDKVKELGLDENTYVIFTSDNGPWWIKGDHAGHAAPLRGAKTSAWEGGFRVPFIIRAPGNVPAGTTSDQVTATIDLLPTIAEIAGAKLPSDRVIDGLDISDIMHGNTKTLDRPYFYYAHQELRAVRKGKWKLHLPHHPSSGLINYTKWPVHIAPEDRVLFTKHVLYDLENDIGETTDVSAQNPEIVEELNQLLDWAKKDIGDYEKRGENARPLGNEPYFTPNDLIPSK, from the coding sequence ATGATAAGAGCATGTGTTGTGGTGGGATATATACTGTTTTTGAGTGCATGTAGCCTCAAAAAAACAGATAGCAAACCCAATTTTATCATCATTTTCACTGATGATCAGGGCTATCAGGACCTGGGTTGTTTTGGCTCGCCGGATATCAGGACACCGAATATAGATAGAATGGCCAGTGAGGGGATGAAATTCACCAGTTTTTATGCCCAGACAGTCTGTGGGCCATCTAGAGCAGCTTTGATGACGGGGAGTTACCCAATGCGAAATGCCCGGAATGATAACGGCGAGGCTCCACATCCTAAACTGTCCCTGAGCGAAGTTACGATAGCCGAAGTACTCAAACCCGTTGGTTATGCCACGGGTATGATTGGAAAGTGGGATTTGGCCGGACATAATCCCGAAAAATTCAATCCCGATTTGCTTCCGGCCCATCAAGGGTTCGATGACTCGTTCCTTACGCCTACAAGCAACGATTCCCGGGTGCATTTAATCCGCAATAAAGAACTGGTAGCGCTAAATACTGACATGTCTACCCTTACGAGACGGTACACGGATGAGGCCATTGATTTTATTGACAAGCATCAGGAGCAGCCGTTTTTTTTATATCTCGCACATACCATGCCCCATACCAAGCTAGCTGTTTCTGATGAGTTTAAAGGGAAATCAGCGGGAGGTTTTTATGGGGATGTGATTGAGGAAATTGATTTTAATGTTGGGCGGCTCTTGGACAAGGTAAAGGAATTGGGTTTGGACGAAAATACCTACGTGATTTTTACCAGTGATAATGGGCCATGGTGGATTAAAGGAGATCATGCCGGACATGCAGCCCCTCTCCGTGGTGCCAAAACCTCCGCTTGGGAGGGTGGTTTTAGGGTGCCTTTTATCATTCGGGCACCAGGGAATGTCCCTGCTGGGACGACTTCTGACCAAGTGACTGCCACCATCGATTTGCTGCCGACTATTGCTGAGATAGCAGGGGCGAAGCTTCCTAGCGACCGGGTGATTGATGGATTGGATATTTCGGATATTATGCATGGGAATACCAAAACATTGGATCGGCCATATTTCTATTACGCACATCAGGAATTACGGGCAGTGCGAAAGGGAAAGTGGAAGCTGCATTTACCTCACCACCCATCTTCTGGTCTTATCAACTACACCAAGTGGCCTGTTCACATAGCTCCTGAAGACCGGGTTTTGTTTACCAAGCATGTGCTGTATGATTTGGAAAATGATATTGGGGAAACTACCGATGTCTCTGCCCAAAATCCTGAAATAGTGGAAGAACTTAACCAGCTTCTTGACTGGGCCAAAAAGGATATCGGTGACTATGAAAAACGGGGTGAAAATGCCCGCCCTCTTGGAAATGAGCCTTATTTTACGCCCAACGATCTTATTCCTTCAAAATAA
- a CDS encoding sulfatase family protein — protein sequence MMSPFKTHLFPSLTISIKPVLLALLCCSYLSCIAQEKPNVIILFADDLGYGDLSSFGAQDVKTPHIDELASEGIRFTDFQVASSVCSPSRAALLTGRYPMRCGFPVAQGKIEKHKDYGLHPDEITIADLLLKEDYATMAIGKWHLGFNVGAQPVDHGFQQFYGLQSNWHKSHPELDDVYNNREVVKENVAFESLIGDYTQKAIAYIEENKENPFFLYLAYHSVHSPIMPNDAFKGTSKGSLYGDFVQELDHYVGELLNALSENGLDEDTLVIFLSDNGPAICHFGGSAGALNGGKYSTMEGGFRIPAIIRWKGKIPSGTNNTLLSSMDLLPTIANLAGAKLPDDRTIDGKDITPILESGQGTSPHQYLYYYNGINLQAIRKGKWKLHLPRTVEDQPFWSKNDNAKPFGGKNLKNISCKGLEALKRPLLFNLDNDMGELTDISDAHPEVVKELLLEAERVRAELGDVGQVGSDQRVPPFDDIQEKF from the coding sequence ATGATGAGCCCATTTAAAACCCACCTGTTTCCAAGTCTGACGATCAGTATAAAGCCAGTTCTTTTGGCACTCTTATGCTGTAGTTATTTGAGCTGCATTGCCCAAGAAAAACCCAATGTAATCATTCTTTTTGCAGATGATCTGGGGTACGGAGACTTAAGCAGTTTTGGGGCACAAGATGTGAAGACGCCCCATATAGATGAGCTGGCCAGCGAAGGGATCAGGTTTACCGATTTTCAGGTGGCTTCCTCTGTTTGTAGTCCGTCGAGAGCGGCGCTACTCACTGGGCGTTACCCGATGAGGTGTGGGTTTCCTGTGGCTCAGGGTAAAATCGAAAAACATAAAGATTATGGATTACATCCTGATGAGATCACCATTGCGGATTTACTGTTGAAGGAAGATTATGCGACCATGGCCATTGGGAAGTGGCACCTCGGGTTTAATGTCGGCGCACAGCCTGTAGATCATGGTTTTCAGCAGTTTTATGGTTTGCAATCCAATTGGCACAAAAGTCACCCTGAATTAGATGATGTCTATAATAACCGTGAAGTAGTAAAAGAGAATGTGGCTTTCGAATCACTAATTGGTGACTATACCCAAAAGGCAATTGCGTATATCGAAGAAAATAAGGAGAACCCTTTTTTCCTCTATTTGGCTTACCATTCTGTTCACTCTCCCATTATGCCAAACGATGCCTTTAAAGGAACTTCAAAAGGGAGCCTATATGGAGATTTTGTACAGGAATTGGATCATTATGTCGGGGAATTACTGAATGCACTTAGTGAAAATGGGTTGGATGAGGATACCTTGGTGATATTCTTATCTGACAATGGCCCTGCTATATGTCATTTTGGAGGCTCTGCTGGAGCACTAAATGGAGGCAAGTACAGCACCATGGAAGGTGGTTTTCGTATCCCGGCCATCATAAGGTGGAAGGGGAAAATACCAAGTGGTACAAACAACACCCTTTTATCGTCCATGGATCTCTTACCTACGATAGCCAATCTAGCAGGAGCAAAACTTCCCGATGATAGAACCATCGATGGGAAAGATATCACGCCCATCTTGGAGTCAGGACAAGGTACTTCCCCCCATCAATATTTGTACTATTATAATGGGATCAACTTACAGGCCATAAGAAAAGGAAAGTGGAAACTCCACCTTCCCAGAACGGTAGAAGACCAGCCGTTTTGGTCAAAAAATGACAACGCCAAACCCTTTGGCGGAAAGAACCTAAAGAACATCTCATGCAAGGGGTTGGAAGCATTGAAAAGACCGCTGTTGTTCAATTTGGATAATGATATGGGAGAGTTGACCGATATTTCTGATGCGCATCCAGAAGTGGTCAAAGAGCTGCTGCTGGAAGCAGAGAGGGTGAGGGCAGAGCTTGGTGATGTAGGTCAAGTAGGAAGTGACCAACGAGTGCCTCCCTTCGATGATATTCAAGAAAAGTTCTAA
- a CDS encoding sulfatase family protein, with amino-acid sequence MKLNHKSLRNMKLSVFILLVCFSSSLRSQAQDKPNIILIFVDDLGYGDLGCYGSPTIETPHIDRMASEGIRFTSFYAAAVCGPSRAQLMTGSYHSRVSHSFNELPESQYGLHSNETTIPELLKTAGYKTMHIGKWHLGDAPEFLPTRQGFDKFFGFPYSHDMWPYHCNTTVKDLKDTALMQQILERADEVGYTVGGEWSFPPLPLMEDEEVIELNPDQVQMTTRFTEKAIEFIENNSRQPFFLYLAHTMPHTPLFASDKFKGKSDRGLYGDAIMEVDWSCGQIIEKLKELGIDNNTLVVFSSDNGPTPKYGTDGGSAGPLRGAKGSLYEGGIRVPAIFRWTGNILGGRRTNAMASTIDLLPTFAHLAGAEIPGDRIIDGTNLSSLLMGKKETSPHRFLHYFGGSQAKAPANYRAIRDDKWKMFLKNNSSGELAPLELYNLEKDPSEKYDKLKQHPEISNRLLKEAEIFYAELEKNKRPVGELNSNTK; translated from the coding sequence ATGAAATTGAATCATAAGTCCTTAAGGAACATGAAATTAAGTGTGTTTATTTTACTGGTTTGTTTCAGTAGTTCCTTAAGGTCACAGGCACAAGACAAGCCCAATATCATTTTAATTTTTGTAGATGATTTAGGCTATGGTGATTTGGGGTGTTATGGTTCTCCAACTATTGAAACTCCCCATATTGACCGCATGGCTTCTGAGGGAATACGATTTACTAGTTTTTATGCAGCAGCAGTTTGTGGCCCTTCTCGGGCACAATTAATGACGGGGTCTTATCATTCGCGAGTGAGTCACTCATTTAACGAATTACCTGAATCCCAATATGGACTTCACTCAAATGAGACTACCATTCCAGAACTTCTTAAAACAGCGGGATACAAGACCATGCATATTGGCAAATGGCATTTAGGTGATGCTCCGGAATTTCTCCCAACTCGGCAAGGTTTTGACAAGTTTTTTGGATTTCCCTACTCACATGATATGTGGCCGTACCATTGTAATACAACTGTAAAAGATTTAAAAGATACCGCCTTGATGCAACAAATACTTGAGCGAGCTGATGAGGTTGGCTATACTGTTGGGGGCGAATGGAGCTTTCCTCCCTTGCCCTTAATGGAAGATGAAGAAGTGATTGAACTAAATCCGGATCAAGTTCAAATGACCACTCGTTTTACAGAAAAGGCTATTGAATTTATTGAAAATAATTCCCGTCAACCTTTTTTCTTATACTTGGCCCATACCATGCCCCATACACCATTGTTTGCCAGCGATAAGTTTAAGGGCAAGTCAGACAGGGGATTGTATGGCGATGCCATTATGGAAGTTGATTGGAGTTGTGGGCAGATAATAGAAAAACTGAAAGAGTTGGGAATAGATAATAACACCTTGGTGGTTTTTTCTTCAGATAATGGCCCAACCCCTAAATATGGTACTGATGGTGGTTCAGCAGGGCCTCTTAGGGGAGCAAAAGGAAGCTTGTATGAGGGAGGCATACGCGTTCCTGCTATTTTTAGATGGACTGGAAATATTCTGGGAGGTAGGCGTACCAATGCTATGGCCAGTACCATTGATCTGCTTCCTACCTTTGCTCACTTGGCAGGAGCTGAAATACCAGGCGATAGGATTATAGATGGAACCAACTTATCATCTTTGCTCATGGGGAAAAAAGAGACTTCTCCACATAGATTCTTGCATTATTTTGGAGGAAGTCAAGCCAAAGCCCCGGCTAACTATAGGGCGATACGAGATGACAAGTGGAAAATGTTCTTGAAAAATAATTCTTCAGGCGAGTTAGCACCATTGGAATTATATAATCTTGAAAAAGATCCTTCTGAGAAGTATGATAAGTTAAAACAACATCCCGAAATCTCAAATAGATTACTCAAGGAAGCTGAGATTTTCTATGCTGAACTGGAAAAAAACAAAAGACCAGTAGGGGAATTGAATTCAAATACTAAATAG
- a CDS encoding sulfatase has translation MMRCFKILAQGFFLFYGLYPCMADQIKNRTPNIIFIMADDLGWQDVGFMGSQWFETPNLDKVAEESLVFTNAYMYPTCSPSRAALLTGKQSFRTGVYNVPVLEKGDNNHNIFSRWTVGLEHTMYAAPLKEAGYRSIHLGKWHVVGPHPDEETDYPFVKPLKQPANGSFDWLEKHKSAKIQQYYPTGKGFHENVGGTWWGDPARGYEAGYRSESGGYIAPFNNPFIEEKESDEWLTDRLTDEAIDFIKRNKDQPFFVNLHYYAPHRPTVPRNEEWLQKFLEKSPDEHTGQGSNNLEEIAGYATMIASLDENVQRIFDYLDKEGLRENTLVIFTSDNGFNGLQSGTNTLRGAKGTVYEGGIRVPALVNWKGQVAPGVSDVPVSGMDYFPTFLELAGVNNYTGVLDGESLVPLLEQRELKERPLFWHIASTYKNPPCSIIRKGKWKLIQFLLDGEIELYDLEKDVKESNNLADERPVISAQLVDELTKWRKQHQVPLPSASKLVF, from the coding sequence ATGATGAGATGTTTTAAAATTTTGGCACAGGGCTTCTTTTTGTTTTATGGTTTGTATCCTTGCATGGCCGATCAAATCAAGAATAGGACACCCAATATCATCTTCATCATGGCGGATGATCTGGGCTGGCAGGATGTAGGGTTTATGGGGAGTCAGTGGTTTGAAACGCCCAACTTGGATAAAGTGGCGGAGGAAAGCCTTGTTTTTACCAATGCGTATATGTACCCTACTTGTTCTCCATCCAGAGCGGCTTTGTTGACAGGGAAACAGTCCTTCAGGACAGGCGTGTACAATGTTCCCGTGTTAGAAAAAGGAGACAACAACCATAATATTTTTTCACGCTGGACGGTGGGGTTAGAGCATACCATGTATGCAGCGCCCTTGAAAGAAGCAGGGTATAGGTCTATCCATTTAGGAAAGTGGCATGTGGTAGGCCCCCATCCCGATGAAGAGACCGATTACCCATTTGTGAAACCATTAAAGCAGCCTGCAAATGGGAGCTTTGACTGGTTAGAAAAACACAAATCAGCAAAGATTCAGCAATACTATCCCACAGGAAAGGGATTTCATGAAAATGTAGGAGGAACTTGGTGGGGGGATCCTGCCAGAGGATATGAAGCAGGGTATCGTTCAGAGAGCGGTGGTTATATAGCACCGTTCAACAACCCGTTTATAGAAGAAAAAGAAAGTGATGAATGGCTTACTGACAGGCTTACGGACGAAGCCATTGATTTTATCAAAAGGAATAAAGACCAACCCTTTTTTGTCAACCTTCATTACTATGCCCCGCATCGCCCCACGGTGCCAAGAAACGAAGAGTGGCTTCAGAAGTTTTTGGAGAAGTCTCCTGATGAACACACGGGACAGGGCAGTAATAATCTTGAAGAAATAGCCGGTTACGCCACCATGATCGCCTCCCTTGATGAAAATGTGCAGCGTATTTTTGATTATTTGGATAAGGAAGGACTACGAGAAAATACATTGGTGATCTTTACTTCCGATAATGGGTTTAACGGGCTGCAGAGTGGTACCAATACGCTTCGAGGTGCCAAAGGGACCGTTTATGAAGGCGGCATCCGAGTACCAGCTTTAGTAAACTGGAAAGGACAGGTAGCGCCGGGGGTTTCGGATGTGCCGGTCAGTGGTATGGACTATTTCCCTACATTTTTGGAATTGGCAGGTGTCAATAACTATACGGGTGTTTTGGATGGAGAAAGCCTGGTACCACTTCTGGAACAACGTGAACTTAAGGAGCGACCGCTTTTTTGGCATATTGCCAGCACCTATAAAAATCCCCCTTGCTCCATAATAAGAAAAGGTAAATGGAAATTGATCCAATTTTTACTTGATGGAGAAATAGAACTTTACGATTTGGAAAAAGACGTCAAAGAGTCAAACAACCTAGCGGATGAAAGACCAGTAATATCTGCTCAGTTGGTAGATGAACTTACCAAGTGGAGAAAGCAGCATCAAGTACCACTTCCTTCCGCTTCTAAATTGGTCTTTTAA